The DNA sequence AGCCAGGAGAGAGCCACGCTGACGACCGCGAGAAGCGCCACGGCGAGCTGCTGGCCGCCCTTGAGATGGCGCGCGTCCACGAGCACGAAGACCACGGCGAGGACGCTCGCACCCGAGGCGAGGATGAGGATCAGGTCGGCGCCCCGGCGGCCCGGGTCCTCGCGGGTGGCATGCGTGCGGGTCTCGGCACTGTCGAGATTCCAGACGCTGGCCCAGACCCAGACGACATAGACGACGCACGCGGCCGCCCACCCGGCCACGAGGGCGCGGTGCAGGGCATCGAAGAACGCCGTGGTCACGCCGACGGCGATCCCGACGCCGAGGGCCACGTACATCCGGATCCAGGTTCGCGTCCGCCCGGGCTTCACTACGTCAGTCACAGGGGGGATGTTCGCACAGGCTGCAGCGCCGCACCCCGCACCGCGCCGGTACGATCGGAACGTGATCACGCCCGCCCAGCCTCTCGCCGACCTCGACACGGCCGCCCTGCGTGCCGCGCACGCCGACTTCTCCGCCGCCTACGACGAGCTGAAGGCCGCCGGCCTCGCGCTCGACATCACGCGCGGCAAGCCGTCCGCCGAGCAGCTCGACCTCTCGAACGACCTGCTCCGCCTGCCGGACGGCGAGTACCGGGACGCCGCGGGCACCGACCTCCGCAACTACGGCGGCCCGAACGGCTTGCCCGAGCTGCGCGCGATCTTCGCCGAGGCGCTCGGTGTCCCGGTGCCGCAGCTGCTCGCGCTCGGCAACTCG is a window from the Leifsonia sp. AG29 genome containing:
- a CDS encoding DUF1345 domain-containing protein — translated: MTDVVKPGRTRTWIRMYVALGVGIAVGVTTAFFDALHRALVAGWAAACVVYVVWVWASVWNLDSAETRTHATREDPGRRGADLILILASGASVLAVVFVLVDARHLKGGQQLAVALLAVVSVALSWLLVHTVYTLRYARLYYRRDGGIDFNQKEPPRYSDFAYLSFTLGMTFQVSDTDISSSHLRRTIIHHTLLSYVFGTVIVAATVNLVAGLTG